The following are encoded in a window of Spodoptera frugiperda isolate SF20-4 chromosome 3, AGI-APGP_CSIRO_Sfru_2.0, whole genome shotgun sequence genomic DNA:
- the LOC118273873 gene encoding uncharacterized protein LOC118273873 isoform X2, which translates to MAITSFDISCNINKVPIESTCSALSSKGGNACQLLKINIATDRSLSSNASRRTNKSKKNISRSPYLANDGFQLLSRVTEKRMVHKKTTDIVSSFPLAVNIYKANSDEFKLPKKVKKVKKSVLTLPNDPAPMPQVCTVSDMNDSEYCEKISQDRKQKVIKKRNPIQNNRKTRMRQKDHEFYDRDARFCSQLNIAIDCSSTDMMKNFNGDGGKVFAKKKSTFCKPQSGMSGNLNDVWTVLRNINKFQFRPSPPASDGSSIPVLKKRKSYKRRLNRKDARVIETCRTEKFAYISSYELDDKSPRTFSPSSSADRITVIEKQNEFDKICKEFEKQLITHDFLKDSNNVGNTKIKSAKAKRRCRSPQRNIKAVPNVGPKEHKPTLKKKKKKTKRPVDQRSKTPRTQSSGNRDSLLDAKTLKFNYNSDVSSHKPDRNDNTSPTKGSFVYSDYSGSSKAEQPQKHDEPESISEKLTVNSSLPVNNSSPVGVTKEQLLPASSILPKQFDPPKRKPRLVTTMPSSCIMPKLTQTEIKRRLANIRFPIVVLGKDQVSSNIQVMDYDPPQFSGLEDHIWPFMKDWSPNTTKNATHHNNNINKKSVSFVSDTNSSKSRKTITEITIIKQSPIINMKKTETTETAPTSKKNVKHPPSTDIADKLLQCSKKQKSIVQLKDKMLNFLYKKTSNRNLTSSTDQTVESKPKCPVVTENKLVATENEQRPTSPTVLNEASKRKPYSNSFQKNKKSQNYAYPWAKAKWASDFIENVIRKIRNGVYYNQEHKDFGQIFPIDFKEVSVQTGSSCDSVDSTKTYRSDLSSSDLTYDLIEHPDIPGFNHTLPALEIKTLNTNQIAVKHCVTNVMVQFDVTVPAKDTKSVTSITKAISLIPLEVTDSHTKVYKCKTTIFNGMLPAEICSILPKMMNNIINSTSKTISSDSSFTICPTKTESCLSTISEQARYENAEYLNAKILKTPSISKLRRSFKGSFSNKVLIKPVHKKHVFQIDYDSCFATDLLPQVSLDDLLQYEVGPLAVELDGFRYEQLQQNMQPSNEPVTEVVQPTCTTLAMYTSSTNRMTAAFSSCDLMALMKSLWYNYNLQIHFNLSSYFEMLELQYDGQNIKLNVSLTKDNAVQQNVAVTVSNVKIDSLFEALPKGNANKRVRDKAPLKCIEYVNAALANRTKSTEASQVTITKVKRKGLYKLYRKCKSTTNLPILGDKNLHTPLSRITTMDEFFQVLGSKKLLSSVFDGYSSEKILSSIIEMKNWITEINAKQALLILLLTNKKDTQNLVRFRPIILQGIAVNRITRATELDMEIEVIERENLNKLSQASDYKKPFDESSERLLKSLLEKRKKLNPSYLRVMARYVGLGLLKPQAKC; encoded by the exons ATGGCTATAACTTCATTCGATATTTcgtgtaatataaataaagtacccATTGAATCGACTTGTTCAGCACTTAGTTCCAAAGGAGGCAATGCATgccaattattaaaaattaacatagCGACGGACAGAAGCTTGTCAAGCAATGCCAGTAGGCGTACCAATAAATCTAAAAAGAACATCTCCCGGTCTCCGTATCTGGCAAACGACGGATTTCAGTTACTTTCAAGAGTTACAGAAAAACGAATggttcataaaaaaacaactgatATTGTTTCGTCTTTTCCGTTGgcagtaaatatttacaaagcgAATTCTGATGAATTCAAATTaccaaaaaaagttaaaaaggtTAAAAAATCAGTGCTAACTCTTCCAAATGATCCGGCTCCAATGCCACAAGTATGCACAGTAAGCGATATGAACGATTCGGAATATTGCGAAAAGATTAGCCAAGATCGcaaacaaaaagttattaaaaagcGTAATCCAATTCAAAATAATAGGAAGACTCGAATGCGACAAAAAGATCATGAATTTTACGATAGAGACGCACGATTTTGTTCACAACTAAATATAGCTATAGATTGTAGCTCGACAGACATGATGAAAAATTTTAATGGAGACGGTGGTAAAGTGTTTGCCaagaaaaaatcaacattttGTAAACCTCAATCAGGTATGTCCGGCAACCTAAATGATGTTTGGACCGTGCTAAGAAATATAAACAAGTTTCAGTTTAGGCCATCACCTCCAGCGTCAGATGGAAGCAGTATACCAGtcctaaaaaaaagaaaatcatataAAAGGAGACTGAACCGTAAAGACGCACG AGTGATTGAGACTTGTCGTACCGAAAAGTTTGCATACATATCCAGTTACGAATTGGATGATAAATCTCCCCGTACTTTCTCACCATCCTCTAGTGCAGACCGAATCACGgttattgaaaaacaaaatgagtTTGACAAAATATGCAAAGAGTTTGAAAAACAGCTTATTACTCACGATTTCCTTAAAGACAGTAATAATGTCggtaatacaaaaattaaaagtgcGAAAGCTAAAAGGAGGTGTAGAAGCCCccaaagaaatataaaagcTGTACCTAATGTTGGACCAAAAGAACATAAACCtactttgaaaaaaaagaagaaaaaaacgaAGCGTCCTGTCGACCAGCGAAGTAAAACTCCACGAACTCAAAGCAGCGGAAATAGAGATTCTCTATTGGAtgctaaaacattaaaatttaattataattctgaTGTATCGTCGCATAAACCTGACAGAAATGATAATACGAGTCCAACTAAAGGAAGTTTCGTTTACTCAGATTATTCGGGATCGAGCAAAGCTGAACAACCTCAAAAACATGATGAGCCAGAGAGTATCAGTG AGAAATTAACAGTAAATTCTAGTTTGCCAGTAAATAACTCATCTCCAGTAGGTGTGACCAAAGAGCAATTGTTGCCTGCTAGTTCAATCTTACCTAAACAATTTGATCCTCCTAAAAGGAAACCACGTTTGGTTACTACAATGCCGAGTTCGTGTATAATGCCAAAATTAACACAGACTGAAATAAAAAGGAGACTGGCGAATATCAGGTTTCCAATCGTCGTCTTAGGAAAAGATCAAGTTAGTTCAAATATACAAGTAATGGATTACGATCCCCCACAATTCAGTGGCTTAGAAGACCACATATGGCCATTTATGAAGGATTGGTCTCCGAATACCACGAAAAATGCCACACatcacaataacaatataaacaaaaaaagtgtttcttttGTATCGGATACGAATTCAAGTAAGTCGCGCAAAACTATTACAGAAATAACCATAATCAAACAATCACCGataataaatatgaagaaaACAGAAACTACGGAAACAGCTCCTACAAGTAAAAAGAACGTTAAACATCCACCTTCTACTGATATTGCTGACAAGTTATTGCAATGTTCTAAGAAGCAAAAATCGATTGTACAATTGAAGGACAAAATGttgaattttttatataaaaagactTCGAATCGCAACCTTACTTCAAGCACTGAtcaaactgttgaaagcaaaccCAAATGTCCAGTCGTCACCGAAAATAAATTGGTTGCCACTGAAAATGAACAGAGGCCTACAAGTCCCACGGTACTTAATGAAGCGTCTAAGAGAAAACCTTATTCCAATTCGTTCCAAAAAAACAAGAAATCCCAAAATTATGCTTATCCTTGGGCCAAAGCGAAATGGGCGAGTGATTTCATAGAAAATGTTATAAGGAAAATACGAAACGGAGTTTATTACAACCAAGAACATAAAGATTTTGGTCAGATATTTCCAATTG aTTTCAAAGAAGTCTCCGTACAAACTGGATCGTCGTGCGATTCTGTTGATTCTACAAAGACTTATAGAAGTGACTTATCAAGTTCAGATCTTACATATGATCTGATAGAACACCCTGATATACCAGGGTTTAATCATACACTACCCgcacttgaaataaaaacactaaacaCGAACCAAATTGCAGTGAAACACTGTGTGACGAACGTTATGGTACAGTTTGACGTAACAGTCCCAGCTAAGGATACCAAAAGTGTCACCAGTATCACTAAAGCTATATCTTTAATCCCATTAGAAGTGACTGATAGTCATACGAAGGTATACAAAtgcaaaacaacaattttcaaTGGTATGTTACCTGCGGAGATATGCAGCATTCTACCGAAAATGATGAACAATATCATTAATTCAACAAGTAAAACTATAAGCTCAGATAGCTCTTTCACAATATGTCCAACAAAAACAGAGTCCTGCTTATCCACAATATCGGAACAAGCTCGCTATGAGAATGCTGAATACTTGAATGCCAAAATATTGAAGACTCCCTCAATATCGAAATTGAGAAGGAGTTTTAAGGGaagtttttcaaataaagtcCTGATTAAACCAGTACATAAGAAACACGTTTTTCAAATAGATTACGACAGTTGTTTTGCGACAGATTTATTACCTCAGGTTTCGTTGGATGATTTACTGCAGTATGAAGTGGGTCCATTAGCTGTTGAACTGGACGGTTTTAGATATGAGCAATTGCAACAAAATATGCAACCATCAAATGAACCAGTAACTGAAGTAGTACAACCTACTTGCACTACTTTGGCAATGTACACGAGTAGCACTAACAGAATGACTGCGGCTTTCTCATCTTGTGATCTTATGGCTTTGATGAAAAGTTTATGGTATAATTACAACTTAcaaatacatttcaatttaagCTCTTATTTCGAAATGCTTGAACTGCAATATGATggtcaaaatattaaattaaatgtgtcGCTTACAAAAGATAATGCTGTACAACAAAATGTTGCAGTAACTGTAAGCAACGTGAAAATTGATTCGTTGTTCGAAGCATTGCCAAAAGGCAATGCCAACAAGAGAGTACGGGACAAAGCTCCTTTGAAATGTATAGAATACGTAAATGCAGCGCTAGCAAACAGAACAAAGAGCACAGAGGCAAGCCAAGTTACAATTACCAAGGTTAAAAGGAAAGGATTATATAAACTTTATAGAAAATGTAAATCAACCACTAATTTACCGATATTAGGAGACAAAAATCTTCACACACCATTAAGTAGAATCACAACTATGGATGAATTTTTTCAAGTTCTTGGATCCAAAAAATTGCTTTCTAGTGTCTTTGATGGGTATTCTTCTGAGAAAATTTTGTCCTCGATAATAGAG aTGAAGAATTGGATTACTGAAATAAATGCGAAGCAGGCTTTACTGATATTGTTACTGACAAATAAGAAAGATACGCAGAATTTAGTGCGATTCAGGCCAATAATTCTGCAGGGTATCGCAGTTAACAGGATCACACGAGCTACTGAGTTAGACATGGAGATTGAAGTCATTGAGagagaaaatttaaataaattatcgcAG GCTTCAGATTATAAAAAACCTTTTGATGAATCATCAGAAAGGCTTCTAAAGTCTTTACTAGAGAAACGCAAGAAGTTAAATCCATCGTATCTCCGAGTAATGGCACGCTATGTGGGTCTCGGACTACTAAAACCGCAggcaaaatgttga
- the LOC118273873 gene encoding uncharacterized protein LOC118273873 isoform X1, which yields MAITSFDISCNINKVPIESTCSALSSKGGNACQLLKINIATDRSLSSNASRRTNKSKKNISRSPYLANDGFQLLSRVTEKRMVHKKTTDIVSSFPLAVNIYKANSDEFKLPKKVKKVKKSVLTLPNDPAPMPQVCTVSDMNDSEYCEKISQDRKQKVIKKRNPIQNNRKTRMRQKDHEFYDRDARFCSQLNIAIDCSSTDMMKNFNGDGGKVFAKKKSTFCKPQSGMSGNLNDVWTVLRNINKFQFRPSPPASDGSSIPVLKKRKSYKRRLNRKDARVIETCRTEKFAYISSYELDDKSPRTFSPSSSADRITVIEKQNEFDKICKEFEKQLITHDFLKDSNNVGNTKIKSAKAKRRCRSPQRNIKAVPNVGPKEHKPTLKKKKKKTKRPVDQRSKTPRTQSSGNRDSLLDAKTLKFNYNSDVSSHKPDRNDNTSPTKGSFVYSDYSGSSKAEQPQKHDEPESISEKLTVNSSLPVNNSSPVGVTKEQLLPASSILPKQFDPPKRKPRLVTTMPSSCIMPKLTQTEIKRRLANIRFPIVVLGKDQVSSNIQVMDYDPPQFSGLEDHIWPFMKDWSPNTTKNATHHNNNINKKSVSFVSDTNSSKSRKTITEITIIKQSPIINMKKTETTETAPTSKKNVKHPPSTDIADKLLQCSKKQKSIVQLKDKMLNFLYKKTSNRNLTSSTDQTVESKPKCPVVTENKLVATENEQRPTSPTVLNEASKRKPYSNSFQKNKKSQNYAYPWAKAKWASDFIENVIRKIRNGVYYNQEHKDFGQIFPIDFKEVSVQTGSSCDSVDSTKTYRSDLSSSDLTYDLIEHPDIPGFNHTLPALEIKTLNTNQIAVKHCVTNVMVQFDVTVPAKDTKSVTSITKAISLIPLEVTDSHTKVYKCKTTIFNGMLPAEICSILPKMMNNIINSTSKTISSDSSFTICPTKTESCLSTISEQARYENAEYLNAKILKTPSISKLRRSFKGSFSNKVLIKPVHKKHVFQIDYDSCFATDLLPQVSLDDLLQYEVGPLAVELDGFRYEQLQQNMQPSNEPVTEVVQPTCTTLAMYTSSTNRMTAAFSSCDLMALMKSLWYNYNLQIHFNLSSYFEMLELQYDGQNIKLNVSLTKDNAVQQNVAVTVSNVKIDSLFEALPKGNANKRVRDKAPLKCIEYVNAALANRTKSTEASQVTITKVKRKGLYKLYRKCKSTTNLPILGDKNLHTPLSRITTMDEFFQVLGSKKLLSSVFDGYSSEKILSSIIEMKNWITEINAKQALLILLLTNKKDTQNLVRFRPIILQGIAVNRITRATELDMEIEVIERENLNKLSQFEGISYLPASVTNYDNLLEELYWIAKTTASDYKKPFDESSERLLKSLLEKRKKLNPSYLRVMARYVGLGLLKPQAKC from the exons ATGGCTATAACTTCATTCGATATTTcgtgtaatataaataaagtacccATTGAATCGACTTGTTCAGCACTTAGTTCCAAAGGAGGCAATGCATgccaattattaaaaattaacatagCGACGGACAGAAGCTTGTCAAGCAATGCCAGTAGGCGTACCAATAAATCTAAAAAGAACATCTCCCGGTCTCCGTATCTGGCAAACGACGGATTTCAGTTACTTTCAAGAGTTACAGAAAAACGAATggttcataaaaaaacaactgatATTGTTTCGTCTTTTCCGTTGgcagtaaatatttacaaagcgAATTCTGATGAATTCAAATTaccaaaaaaagttaaaaaggtTAAAAAATCAGTGCTAACTCTTCCAAATGATCCGGCTCCAATGCCACAAGTATGCACAGTAAGCGATATGAACGATTCGGAATATTGCGAAAAGATTAGCCAAGATCGcaaacaaaaagttattaaaaagcGTAATCCAATTCAAAATAATAGGAAGACTCGAATGCGACAAAAAGATCATGAATTTTACGATAGAGACGCACGATTTTGTTCACAACTAAATATAGCTATAGATTGTAGCTCGACAGACATGATGAAAAATTTTAATGGAGACGGTGGTAAAGTGTTTGCCaagaaaaaatcaacattttGTAAACCTCAATCAGGTATGTCCGGCAACCTAAATGATGTTTGGACCGTGCTAAGAAATATAAACAAGTTTCAGTTTAGGCCATCACCTCCAGCGTCAGATGGAAGCAGTATACCAGtcctaaaaaaaagaaaatcatataAAAGGAGACTGAACCGTAAAGACGCACG AGTGATTGAGACTTGTCGTACCGAAAAGTTTGCATACATATCCAGTTACGAATTGGATGATAAATCTCCCCGTACTTTCTCACCATCCTCTAGTGCAGACCGAATCACGgttattgaaaaacaaaatgagtTTGACAAAATATGCAAAGAGTTTGAAAAACAGCTTATTACTCACGATTTCCTTAAAGACAGTAATAATGTCggtaatacaaaaattaaaagtgcGAAAGCTAAAAGGAGGTGTAGAAGCCCccaaagaaatataaaagcTGTACCTAATGTTGGACCAAAAGAACATAAACCtactttgaaaaaaaagaagaaaaaaacgaAGCGTCCTGTCGACCAGCGAAGTAAAACTCCACGAACTCAAAGCAGCGGAAATAGAGATTCTCTATTGGAtgctaaaacattaaaatttaattataattctgaTGTATCGTCGCATAAACCTGACAGAAATGATAATACGAGTCCAACTAAAGGAAGTTTCGTTTACTCAGATTATTCGGGATCGAGCAAAGCTGAACAACCTCAAAAACATGATGAGCCAGAGAGTATCAGTG AGAAATTAACAGTAAATTCTAGTTTGCCAGTAAATAACTCATCTCCAGTAGGTGTGACCAAAGAGCAATTGTTGCCTGCTAGTTCAATCTTACCTAAACAATTTGATCCTCCTAAAAGGAAACCACGTTTGGTTACTACAATGCCGAGTTCGTGTATAATGCCAAAATTAACACAGACTGAAATAAAAAGGAGACTGGCGAATATCAGGTTTCCAATCGTCGTCTTAGGAAAAGATCAAGTTAGTTCAAATATACAAGTAATGGATTACGATCCCCCACAATTCAGTGGCTTAGAAGACCACATATGGCCATTTATGAAGGATTGGTCTCCGAATACCACGAAAAATGCCACACatcacaataacaatataaacaaaaaaagtgtttcttttGTATCGGATACGAATTCAAGTAAGTCGCGCAAAACTATTACAGAAATAACCATAATCAAACAATCACCGataataaatatgaagaaaACAGAAACTACGGAAACAGCTCCTACAAGTAAAAAGAACGTTAAACATCCACCTTCTACTGATATTGCTGACAAGTTATTGCAATGTTCTAAGAAGCAAAAATCGATTGTACAATTGAAGGACAAAATGttgaattttttatataaaaagactTCGAATCGCAACCTTACTTCAAGCACTGAtcaaactgttgaaagcaaaccCAAATGTCCAGTCGTCACCGAAAATAAATTGGTTGCCACTGAAAATGAACAGAGGCCTACAAGTCCCACGGTACTTAATGAAGCGTCTAAGAGAAAACCTTATTCCAATTCGTTCCAAAAAAACAAGAAATCCCAAAATTATGCTTATCCTTGGGCCAAAGCGAAATGGGCGAGTGATTTCATAGAAAATGTTATAAGGAAAATACGAAACGGAGTTTATTACAACCAAGAACATAAAGATTTTGGTCAGATATTTCCAATTG aTTTCAAAGAAGTCTCCGTACAAACTGGATCGTCGTGCGATTCTGTTGATTCTACAAAGACTTATAGAAGTGACTTATCAAGTTCAGATCTTACATATGATCTGATAGAACACCCTGATATACCAGGGTTTAATCATACACTACCCgcacttgaaataaaaacactaaacaCGAACCAAATTGCAGTGAAACACTGTGTGACGAACGTTATGGTACAGTTTGACGTAACAGTCCCAGCTAAGGATACCAAAAGTGTCACCAGTATCACTAAAGCTATATCTTTAATCCCATTAGAAGTGACTGATAGTCATACGAAGGTATACAAAtgcaaaacaacaattttcaaTGGTATGTTACCTGCGGAGATATGCAGCATTCTACCGAAAATGATGAACAATATCATTAATTCAACAAGTAAAACTATAAGCTCAGATAGCTCTTTCACAATATGTCCAACAAAAACAGAGTCCTGCTTATCCACAATATCGGAACAAGCTCGCTATGAGAATGCTGAATACTTGAATGCCAAAATATTGAAGACTCCCTCAATATCGAAATTGAGAAGGAGTTTTAAGGGaagtttttcaaataaagtcCTGATTAAACCAGTACATAAGAAACACGTTTTTCAAATAGATTACGACAGTTGTTTTGCGACAGATTTATTACCTCAGGTTTCGTTGGATGATTTACTGCAGTATGAAGTGGGTCCATTAGCTGTTGAACTGGACGGTTTTAGATATGAGCAATTGCAACAAAATATGCAACCATCAAATGAACCAGTAACTGAAGTAGTACAACCTACTTGCACTACTTTGGCAATGTACACGAGTAGCACTAACAGAATGACTGCGGCTTTCTCATCTTGTGATCTTATGGCTTTGATGAAAAGTTTATGGTATAATTACAACTTAcaaatacatttcaatttaagCTCTTATTTCGAAATGCTTGAACTGCAATATGATggtcaaaatattaaattaaatgtgtcGCTTACAAAAGATAATGCTGTACAACAAAATGTTGCAGTAACTGTAAGCAACGTGAAAATTGATTCGTTGTTCGAAGCATTGCCAAAAGGCAATGCCAACAAGAGAGTACGGGACAAAGCTCCTTTGAAATGTATAGAATACGTAAATGCAGCGCTAGCAAACAGAACAAAGAGCACAGAGGCAAGCCAAGTTACAATTACCAAGGTTAAAAGGAAAGGATTATATAAACTTTATAGAAAATGTAAATCAACCACTAATTTACCGATATTAGGAGACAAAAATCTTCACACACCATTAAGTAGAATCACAACTATGGATGAATTTTTTCAAGTTCTTGGATCCAAAAAATTGCTTTCTAGTGTCTTTGATGGGTATTCTTCTGAGAAAATTTTGTCCTCGATAATAGAG aTGAAGAATTGGATTACTGAAATAAATGCGAAGCAGGCTTTACTGATATTGTTACTGACAAATAAGAAAGATACGCAGAATTTAGTGCGATTCAGGCCAATAATTCTGCAGGGTATCGCAGTTAACAGGATCACACGAGCTACTGAGTTAGACATGGAGATTGAAGTCATTGAGagagaaaatttaaataaattatcgcAG TTCGAAGGAATATCATACTTGCCGGCTTCTGTCACGAATTACGACAATCTTTTAGAAGAGTTGTACTGGATAGCTAAGACTACT GCTTCAGATTATAAAAAACCTTTTGATGAATCATCAGAAAGGCTTCTAAAGTCTTTACTAGAGAAACGCAAGAAGTTAAATCCATCGTATCTCCGAGTAATGGCACGCTATGTGGGTCTCGGACTACTAAAACCGCAggcaaaatgttga